From Deinococcus aerophilus, a single genomic window includes:
- the smpB gene encoding SsrA-binding protein SmpB: MRGVYTNRRAHYEYELLERFEAGISLTGSEVKSIRAGGVDFRDAFARLAGGNIELEGLYIPPYTEATYNNHEPRRTRRLLLHREEITKLRRGLEQKGLTLVPTRLYAKGRHFKVELALARGKKLHDKRRAEAEKTVRRELREL; the protein is encoded by the coding sequence CTGCGGGGCGTGTATACCAACCGCCGCGCTCATTACGAGTACGAGTTGCTGGAGCGCTTCGAGGCGGGCATCAGCCTGACGGGCAGCGAAGTGAAGAGCATCCGGGCCGGGGGCGTCGATTTCCGTGACGCCTTCGCCCGGCTTGCAGGCGGCAACATCGAGCTTGAGGGCCTGTACATTCCTCCCTATACCGAGGCCACCTACAACAACCACGAGCCCCGGCGCACCCGCCGTCTGCTGCTGCACCGCGAGGAGATCACCAAGCTGCGCCGCGGACTGGAACAGAAGGGCCTGACGCTGGTCCCCACCCGGCTGTACGCCAAGGGACGCCATTTCAAGGTGGAGCTGGCCCTGGCGCGCGGCAAGAAACTGCACGACAAACGCCGCGCAGAGGCCGAGAAGACGGTCCGGCGGGAGCTGCGGGAACTGTGA
- a CDS encoding AAA family ATPase, which yields MLRSITLQGFKSFAERTRLEFGPGVSAVIGPNGSGKSNVVEAIRWATHGARARELRAGRASELIFHGSGGKAPLGLAEVQLELQTPGGRVNLARRIYRDGTGEQDLGGRPARARDVQAALRGTGLGPGGLAVIGQGEVSGVVGAEGRTLLGYVQEAAGLSRAVGARQETEGRLKEADSHLERALLLLHEREAAAERLERAAHAARRWRGLSLRALTLEDALRRERQAALQREIAGARAEAQTLEARSAALAAQVQAAAAAVDTAREAAAAARARRDAHAGALDALRAARDAHTQAQRYAEHLQAEAAGLQRELAGLPTQPPSQPAPDLGALEAASTGLRTDAEAAERLARTLDAELTRARAAAARAAEGLARADASRETLRAELDRAQGNLDVAEEGLQAAAERLALSRHAREHAETQYTALANQRGAAVEHERHLSGELARVNASVAPLRRERERLETALNSYARYGEGARNALRLEHPGIVGSVADLLTVPADYETAIGAALGRRLEQVVVGRAEDARELIEELKRAGGRATFLPLDLLRPRMRRDGSLLREPGVIGNLADLCPSDPPLVGEALLADTLVVQDLRAANRIARAHASRPRLVTVDGELVEPGGAITGGRMRDSGAGILGDQRRFQELDAELEEADLLGRRLMAELERVRTTLSDGAGNHDQLLAARERAVREEREAERRVTELEAQARSLSAHRDRLRARLEPAGGSAPPEPTAGHAPTVTDLEALEAELLAARRQAEAGRSAEREAAETLALAREVAAAWRTYSAAQSRAGDLQARLEASTTAAASQETHLRAAATELARREAALDTLDEGEFARAEAAREAATRVYTTLIGEQNKTRTRLDDLRLLTARREGSLETLPDGCTPPGTPREWTAELGRARTELEALGTVNARAEADHAAELEILHTQRAEVHDAGAAAAELRVHLAELEEAEGAATRAAFARVNAAFREYSAELLGGVGELEPETDAAGRLNGLRLAVQPRGKRTRSLTLLSAGERTMAGLGFLFALNHAGGEGQGGGGLPLAVLDEVDAPLDEANIRRFTAFLERFSARGAQFLLVTHQKATMEVASALWGVTTDTSGASRVLSIKQPEDATVRTPASV from the coding sequence ATGCTGCGCAGCATCACCCTTCAGGGCTTTAAAAGTTTTGCCGAGCGGACCCGTCTGGAGTTCGGCCCCGGCGTCAGCGCCGTGATTGGCCCCAACGGCAGCGGCAAGAGCAATGTGGTCGAGGCGATTCGCTGGGCCACCCACGGAGCGCGGGCGCGTGAATTGCGGGCTGGACGGGCCTCCGAGCTGATCTTTCACGGCAGCGGCGGCAAGGCCCCGCTGGGACTGGCCGAGGTGCAGCTGGAACTGCAGACGCCCGGAGGCCGGGTCAACCTGGCCCGCCGGATCTACCGCGACGGCACGGGAGAACAGGACCTCGGCGGTCGCCCGGCCCGCGCCCGCGACGTGCAGGCGGCGCTGCGCGGTACCGGCCTGGGTCCCGGCGGGCTGGCGGTGATCGGGCAGGGCGAGGTCAGCGGCGTGGTGGGCGCGGAGGGGCGCACCCTGCTGGGCTACGTGCAGGAGGCGGCCGGGCTGTCCCGCGCCGTGGGAGCGCGCCAGGAAACCGAGGGCCGCCTGAAGGAGGCCGACAGCCACCTGGAACGCGCGCTGCTGCTGCTGCACGAGCGCGAGGCCGCCGCCGAACGCCTGGAACGTGCCGCCCACGCGGCCCGGCGCTGGCGCGGGCTGAGTCTGCGCGCCCTGACGCTGGAAGATGCGCTGAGGCGCGAGCGTCAGGCCGCGTTGCAGCGGGAGATTGCCGGAGCGCGGGCCGAGGCGCAGACCCTGGAAGCCCGGAGCGCCGCCCTGGCCGCGCAGGTGCAGGCCGCCGCCGCCGCCGTGGACACCGCCCGTGAGGCCGCCGCCGCCGCCCGCGCCCGCCGCGACGCCCACGCGGGGGCCCTGGACGCGCTGCGCGCCGCCCGCGACGCCCACACCCAGGCCCAGCGCTACGCCGAACACCTGCAGGCCGAGGCCGCCGGATTACAGCGCGAGCTGGCCGGACTGCCCACCCAGCCGCCCAGCCAGCCCGCGCCGGATCTCGGGGCGCTGGAGGCCGCCTCCACGGGCCTGCGCACCGACGCCGAGGCCGCCGAACGCCTCGCCCGAACACTGGACGCCGAGCTGACCCGGGCGCGCGCCGCCGCCGCCCGCGCCGCCGAGGGGCTGGCCCGCGCCGACGCCAGCCGCGAGACCCTGCGTGCCGAACTGGACCGCGCTCAGGGCAATCTGGACGTGGCCGAGGAGGGGCTGCAGGCCGCGGCCGAGCGCCTTGCCCTGTCGCGCCACGCCCGCGAGCACGCCGAAACGCAGTACACCGCCCTGGCCAATCAACGCGGGGCCGCCGTGGAACACGAACGCCACCTCTCGGGCGAGCTGGCCCGCGTGAATGCCAGCGTGGCCCCCCTGAGGCGCGAGCGCGAACGCCTGGAAACCGCCCTGAACAGCTACGCCCGCTACGGTGAGGGCGCGCGCAATGCGCTGCGGCTGGAACACCCCGGCATCGTGGGCTCGGTGGCCGACCTGCTCACGGTGCCCGCCGACTACGAGACGGCCATCGGGGCCGCGCTGGGGCGGCGGCTGGAACAGGTGGTGGTGGGCCGCGCCGAGGACGCCCGCGAGCTGATCGAGGAGCTGAAACGGGCGGGCGGGCGGGCCACGTTCCTGCCGCTGGACCTGCTGCGCCCCCGCATGCGCCGCGACGGTTCCCTGCTGCGTGAGCCCGGGGTGATCGGCAATCTCGCCGACCTGTGCCCCAGCGATCCACCGCTGGTCGGGGAGGCATTGCTGGCCGACACGCTGGTCGTGCAGGACCTGCGCGCGGCCAACCGCATTGCCCGCGCCCACGCCAGCCGCCCGCGCCTGGTTACCGTGGACGGCGAACTCGTCGAACCCGGCGGAGCCATCACCGGGGGGCGCATGCGCGACAGCGGCGCGGGCATTCTTGGGGACCAGCGCCGTTTTCAGGAGCTGGACGCCGAGCTGGAGGAGGCCGACCTGCTGGGACGGCGCCTGATGGCCGAGCTGGAGCGCGTCCGGACCACGCTGTCCGACGGTGCCGGGAATCATGACCAGCTGCTCGCCGCCCGCGAACGTGCGGTGCGCGAGGAACGTGAGGCCGAACGCCGCGTCACCGAGCTGGAAGCGCAGGCCCGCAGTCTGAGCGCCCACCGCGATCGTCTGAGGGCGCGGCTGGAACCGGCGGGCGGTTCTGCGCCCCCCGAACCCACCGCCGGACATGCGCCGACCGTGACCGACCTGGAGGCGCTGGAAGCCGAGCTGCTGGCGGCCCGCCGGCAGGCTGAAGCCGGCCGCAGCGCCGAGCGTGAGGCCGCCGAGACGCTGGCCCTGGCCCGCGAGGTGGCCGCAGCGTGGCGGACCTACAGCGCGGCGCAGAGTCGCGCCGGGGACCTGCAGGCCCGGCTGGAGGCCAGCACCACCGCCGCCGCCAGCCAGGAAACCCACCTGCGGGCGGCCGCCACCGAACTTGCCCGCCGCGAGGCCGCGCTGGACACGCTGGACGAGGGCGAATTTGCCCGCGCCGAGGCCGCGCGTGAGGCCGCCACCCGGGTCTATACCACCCTGATTGGCGAGCAGAACAAAACCCGCACCCGGCTGGACGACCTGCGGCTGCTGACCGCACGGCGGGAGGGCAGTCTGGAAACGCTGCCCGACGGCTGCACGCCCCCCGGCACGCCCCGTGAATGGACGGCGGAACTGGGCCGGGCACGCACCGAACTGGAGGCGCTGGGGACCGTCAATGCCCGCGCCGAGGCCGACCACGCCGCCGAGCTGGAAATCCTGCATACCCAGCGCGCCGAGGTCCACGACGCCGGGGCCGCTGCCGCCGAACTGCGCGTCCACCTCGCCGAGTTGGAGGAGGCCGAGGGAGCCGCCACCCGCGCCGCCTTTGCCCGGGTGAACGCCGCCTTCCGCGAGTACAGCGCCGAACTGCTGGGCGGGGTGGGAGAGCTGGAACCCGAAACCGACGCGGCGGGCCGCCTGAATGGCCTGCGCCTGGCCGTGCAACCGCGCGGCAAACGCACCCGCAGCCTTACCCTGCTGAGCGCCGGCGAACGCACCATGGCGGGGCTGGGATTTCTGTTTGCGCTGAACCATGCCGGCGGCGAGGGGCAGGGTGGGGGCGGCCTGCCCCTCGCCGTGCTGGACGAGGTAGACGCTCCGCTGGACGAGGCCAACATCCGCCGCTTCACCGCCTTTCTGGAACGCTTCAGCGCCCGCGGCGCGCAGTTTCTGCTGGTCACGCACCAGAAGGCGACCATGGAGGTCGCGAGCGCACTGTGGGGGGTCACCACCGATACCAGTGGGGCGAGCCGCGTCCTGAGCATCAAACAGCCCGAAGATGCGACGGTCCGCACCCCCGCGTCCGTCTGA
- the tmk gene encoding dTMP kinase — translation MSGSGLFISFEGPEGAGKSTQIGRLGAQLGHAGIPHVLTREPGGTPLGMRVREVLLDPALTIDSLPEFLLYSASRAQLVGNLIRPALRRGDVVVCDRYADSSMAYQGFGRGLDAGLLRQITQAATGGLTPNLTVLLDLDPAVGLQRAARRGQPDRLERADLEFHQRLRQGFLTLAAQEPQRFLTLDATRPEAELAARIWGAVQARLPS, via the coding sequence ATGAGCGGCAGCGGCCTGTTCATCTCCTTCGAGGGACCGGAAGGAGCGGGCAAGAGCACCCAGATCGGCCGTCTGGGCGCTCAGCTCGGGCACGCGGGAATCCCGCATGTGCTGACGCGCGAGCCGGGAGGCACGCCGCTGGGAATGCGGGTGCGCGAGGTTCTGCTTGACCCGGCGCTGACCATAGATTCATTGCCCGAGTTCCTGCTGTACAGCGCCAGCCGCGCGCAGCTCGTGGGCAACCTGATCCGGCCAGCGCTGCGGCGCGGAGACGTGGTGGTCTGCGACCGCTACGCCGATTCCAGCATGGCCTATCAGGGCTTCGGGCGCGGCCTGGACGCCGGGCTGCTGCGTCAGATCACGCAGGCGGCGACCGGGGGGCTGACCCCCAACCTCACCGTGCTGCTGGACCTGGACCCGGCCGTGGGCCTGCAACGGGCGGCGCGGCGCGGCCAGCCCGACCGCCTGGAACGCGCCGACCTGGAGTTTCATCAGCGGCTGCGCCAGGGATTCCTGACCCTCGCCGCACAGGAACCCCAGCGCTTTTTAACCCTGGACGCCACCCGGCCCGAGGCTGAACTGGCCGCCCGAATCTGGGGGGCGGTCCAGGCGCGGCTGCCCAGCTAA
- a CDS encoding 23S rRNA (cytosine(2499)-C(5))-methyltransferase — MPAPSPTSAPSRLRLRVTAAAEAHVRAGHPWVYESSVREQNRPGEAGELAVIYDRRDRFLAIGLYDPHSPLRMRVLHAGSPVTLDDAWWGARLDTALLRRQPLLDSAGTEAKTDGYRVLNGESDGFGGLVVDRYADVLVVKIYTAAWFPHLQRMLGLLSERFAGFPAVLRLSRNIQAAAEKVGLHDGQVVLGTLPDAPVVFQESGLRFEADVVRGQKTGFFLDQRENRRRVERLSSGRRVLNAFSFSGGFSLYAARGGAAEVVSLDISAHALAGATRNFALNPALTTPHETVQADVFGWLSDTRRTFDLVILDPPSLARREAERTGAIRAYGKLAADGIARLARGGVLLSASCSAHVSAEEFWDAVRGAAQSSGRKWKELATTRHAPDHHATFPEAEYLKAIYLQLD; from the coding sequence ATGCCTGCTCCGTCCCCCACTTCCGCTCCTTCCCGCCTGCGCCTGCGCGTCACGGCGGCGGCAGAGGCCCATGTCCGCGCCGGACACCCCTGGGTCTATGAATCCAGCGTGCGCGAACAGAACCGCCCCGGCGAGGCCGGAGAACTCGCCGTGATCTATGACCGCCGCGACCGCTTCCTGGCCATCGGTCTCTATGATCCGCACTCGCCGCTGAGGATGCGGGTGCTGCATGCCGGGTCCCCGGTCACGCTCGACGATGCGTGGTGGGGGGCGCGGCTGGACACGGCCCTGCTCAGGCGGCAGCCGCTGCTCGACTCTGCCGGCACCGAGGCGAAGACCGACGGCTACCGGGTCCTGAACGGCGAATCCGACGGCTTTGGAGGGCTGGTGGTGGACCGCTACGCGGACGTGCTGGTGGTCAAGATCTACACTGCCGCGTGGTTTCCGCACCTGCAGCGCATGCTGGGGCTGCTCTCGGAGCGTTTTGCAGGGTTCCCGGCGGTGCTGCGCCTGAGCCGCAACATCCAGGCGGCAGCGGAAAAGGTGGGCCTCCACGACGGCCAGGTGGTGCTGGGCACGTTGCCCGACGCCCCGGTGGTCTTCCAGGAATCCGGCCTGCGCTTTGAGGCGGACGTGGTGCGCGGCCAGAAAACCGGCTTTTTTCTGGACCAGCGCGAGAACCGGCGGCGGGTCGAGCGGCTCAGCTCAGGCCGCCGGGTGCTGAATGCCTTCTCCTTCAGCGGCGGGTTCTCGCTGTACGCAGCGCGTGGCGGGGCCGCAGAGGTCGTCAGTCTGGACATCAGTGCCCACGCGCTCGCCGGGGCGACGCGCAACTTCGCCCTGAATCCGGCCCTGACCACGCCGCATGAGACGGTGCAGGCCGATGTGTTCGGGTGGCTCTCGGATACCCGGCGCACCTTTGATCTGGTGATTCTCGATCCGCCCTCGCTGGCCCGGCGCGAGGCCGAGCGGACCGGGGCCATCCGGGCCTATGGCAAGCTGGCCGCCGACGGCATCGCCCGCCTGGCACGGGGCGGGGTACTGCTCAGCGCCTCATGCTCGGCCCACGTCAGCGCCGAGGAATTCTGGGACGCCGTGCGCGGCGCGGCGCAGTCCAGCGGCCGGAAGTGGAAGGAGCTGGCGACCACCCGCCACGCCCCCGACCACCACGCGACCTTTCCCGAAGCGGAGTACCTGAAGGCCATCTACCTGCAGCTGGATTGA
- a CDS encoding Nif3-like dinuclear metal center hexameric protein: MTDVSPHRTGEVRRDDLVRWLNDYLKINAYPDPSLNGLQIEGTSTVTRVAASVDTSVKTLQHAADSGADLLLVHHGLFWGDALAVTGPHRTRLQTALSADLNLYAAHIPLDAHPEVGNNAMIARALSLENAQPFGDWQGHKIGLAGELPFEQSLQDFADRIQKLTGEICLVHGGGQPTVRRVGILSGSGAGAVAEAAAAGLDTLLTGEPEHKHFHESFEYGVNVVFAGHYETEVFGVRALAARIEEEFGLPWQFLHHPTGL; encoded by the coding sequence ATGACTGACGTTTCCCCCCACCGAACCGGCGAAGTGAGGCGCGACGACCTCGTCCGCTGGCTCAATGACTACCTCAAGATCAATGCCTATCCCGACCCCAGCCTGAACGGCCTGCAGATCGAGGGAACGTCCACCGTCACGCGGGTGGCCGCCAGCGTGGACACCAGCGTCAAGACGCTGCAGCACGCGGCCGACAGCGGCGCAGACCTGCTGCTCGTGCATCACGGCCTGTTCTGGGGCGATGCGCTGGCCGTGACCGGGCCACACCGCACCCGGTTGCAGACCGCACTGTCGGCAGACCTCAACCTGTACGCCGCCCATATTCCGCTGGACGCCCACCCGGAGGTCGGCAACAACGCCATGATCGCCCGCGCGCTGTCTCTGGAAAACGCACAGCCCTTCGGAGACTGGCAGGGCCACAAGATCGGTCTGGCGGGCGAACTGCCCTTCGAGCAGAGCCTGCAGGACTTCGCCGACCGCATCCAGAAGCTGACCGGCGAGATCTGTCTGGTCCACGGCGGCGGCCAGCCCACCGTGCGCCGGGTCGGCATCCTCAGCGGCAGCGGCGCGGGCGCGGTGGCCGAGGCGGCGGCGGCGGGTCTGGACACCCTGCTCACCGGCGAACCCGAACACAAGCACTTCCATGAGTCCTTCGAGTACGGCGTGAACGTGGTTTTCGCCGGGCACTATGAAACAGAGGTCTTCGGGGTCCGCGCCCTGGCCGCCCGCATCGAGGAGGAATTCGGCTTGCCGTGGCAGTTCCTGCACCACCCCACAGGCCTGTGA
- the queG gene encoding tRNA epoxyqueuosine(34) reductase QueG: MSASPSAAEHLADLAQHLGADAVGWAAAQVPAGAVDEYARWLDAGRHAGMAYLERQLPVRADPSSRLEGVGSVLVLGVSHAFAEPPVPAGGIRVGRVARYAWTPDYHDQLQPVLTRLETEAAALGVRARGYVDHGPVMERLFASGAFLGWRGKSGMLVSTRLGAFVTLAVLLTDLPSGGSGEAHPDRCGRCFRCVAACPTGAIGDDRAIDARRCVSYLTIEHRGPVPHDLRSGVGEWLFGCDVCSEVCPWSQKAGPLAGLLRPDPELAHPDLSAFFGTGEREFNRRFAGSAFLRPRRKGMARNALTVLGNTRSPQGWPLLLAGAQDPASEVRQTAAWALQQWGETRRLRALLDDPDGEVRTEVARLIEGASVRA; the protein is encoded by the coding sequence ATGAGCGCGTCCCCTTCCGCCGCCGAACATCTGGCCGACCTTGCCCAGCACCTGGGGGCAGATGCGGTGGGCTGGGCAGCCGCGCAGGTGCCCGCCGGGGCCGTGGACGAATATGCCCGCTGGCTGGACGCTGGCCGGCACGCGGGCATGGCGTATCTGGAGCGCCAGCTTCCGGTGCGCGCCGACCCGTCGTCCCGGCTGGAGGGCGTGGGCAGTGTGCTTGTGCTGGGCGTTTCGCATGCCTTCGCCGAGCCGCCGGTGCCGGCGGGCGGAATCCGGGTGGGCCGGGTGGCCCGTTACGCCTGGACCCCCGACTACCACGACCAGCTGCAGCCGGTGCTGACCCGCCTGGAAACCGAGGCGGCGGCGCTGGGGGTGCGGGCACGCGGGTACGTGGACCACGGTCCGGTGATGGAACGGCTGTTCGCCTCGGGCGCGTTTCTGGGCTGGCGGGGCAAGTCGGGCATGCTGGTCAGCACCCGGCTGGGCGCCTTTGTCACGCTGGCGGTGCTGCTCACCGACCTGCCCTCCGGGGGTTCCGGCGAGGCGCATCCGGACCGCTGCGGACGCTGCTTTCGTTGTGTCGCGGCGTGTCCCACCGGGGCCATTGGCGATGACCGGGCCATCGACGCGCGGCGCTGCGTCTCCTACCTGACCATCGAACACCGTGGCCCCGTCCCCCATGACCTGCGATCCGGGGTGGGGGAGTGGCTGTTCGGCTGCGACGTGTGCAGCGAGGTCTGCCCGTGGTCGCAGAAGGCGGGGCCGCTGGCCGGGTTGCTGCGGCCCGATCCCGAACTCGCCCACCCGGACCTCAGCGCCTTTTTTGGAACCGGCGAGCGTGAATTCAACCGCCGGTTTGCCGGCAGCGCGTTTCTGCGTCCGCGCCGCAAGGGTATGGCCCGCAATGCCCTGACGGTGCTTGGCAATACCCGGTCGCCGCAGGGCTGGCCGCTGCTGTTGGCGGGAGCCCAGGACCCCGCCTCTGAGGTGCGCCAGACGGCAGCCTGGGCGCTGCAGCAGTGGGGTGAGACACGGCGGCTCCGGGCGCTGCTGGATGATCCGGACGGGGAGGTCCGCACAGAGGTGGCCCGGTTGATCGAGGGAGCGTCCGTTCGAGCCTGA
- a CDS encoding GerMN domain-containing protein, with protein sequence MRRLFSLFNVLSAALLVVAALASQAVQKPPTPPKAPTLQVAERTPMKVKVYFTDPQVQALKAETRTVQVAQSNPRAVAQAALNIWAAGPAGSGLLAVVPRDKATPKVYLRGLHYYVDLPAEYATLRYGTSGTRMLLCTLTRTLLETRGEDVTFVLDGQPVETLGQIDLREPFTRQDCADQ encoded by the coding sequence GTGAGGCGGCTGTTCTCGCTGTTCAACGTGCTCAGCGCCGCGCTGCTGGTCGTGGCCGCGTTGGCGTCCCAGGCGGTGCAGAAGCCACCCACCCCCCCCAAGGCGCCCACGCTGCAGGTGGCTGAGCGCACCCCCATGAAGGTCAAGGTGTACTTCACCGATCCACAGGTGCAGGCGCTCAAGGCCGAAACCCGCACGGTGCAGGTGGCCCAGAGCAACCCGCGCGCGGTGGCCCAGGCGGCCCTGAACATCTGGGCGGCGGGGCCGGCTGGTTCGGGCCTTCTGGCGGTGGTCCCCAGGGACAAGGCCACCCCCAAGGTCTACCTGCGCGGCCTGCACTACTACGTGGACCTGCCCGCCGAGTACGCCACGCTGCGCTACGGCACCAGCGGCACGCGCATGCTGCTGTGCACGCTGACCCGCACCCTGCTCGAGACGCGCGGCGAGGACGTGACCTTCGTGCTGGACGGACAGCCGGTCGAAACCCTGGGCCAGATCGATCTGCGCGAACCGTTCACGCGCCAGGACTGCGCGGACCAGTGA
- a CDS encoding N-acetylmuramoyl-L-alanine amidase: MRRLQLPRPALRLTWPLLAGALVIAGIAGAQITYGKLNLAGRQVDSIGLYGAEYASESALGELVTVTRDGEVVRVTGLGHTLLLPIDEDQQRATTTFNTVQLDTQRLPGRAATLVNGKLFLPVDILARGLGAEYQAGKLTLKPAELLGVSSRAGQSSDRLVLDLSRDVRISDEARGSRVIISLRGVKGEARKYTTRGAFVPGAEIIRDGENLILSVPITAASGYRVYKVVRGSGVRVVLDLGPGIPRSSPAVLERVTRPLIVLDPAQVPGLGRDPTLEVARRAAELLTGAGWQVQVTRGTAQSLSQNETLRLARQSDVYLALDLGRFPGSPRGGVTVYEQTGRAASQLVNAVRTGNKLPYGPLVVGDTGGTRRLSELLRGELKGGGVTAKQESTSRVLTLGEAPQAALLLELGWTSNSSDLANLAVDRRLQTMAVAVARSVATYLTARANNNANISAVTGNGAAQ, translated from the coding sequence GTGAGGCGCCTGCAGCTGCCCCGGCCCGCGCTGCGCCTGACCTGGCCGCTGCTCGCGGGCGCGCTGGTGATCGCCGGAATCGCGGGCGCGCAGATCACCTACGGCAAGCTCAATCTCGCTGGCCGGCAGGTGGACAGCATCGGGCTGTACGGCGCGGAATATGCCAGCGAGTCGGCGCTGGGCGAACTGGTCACGGTCACCCGCGACGGCGAGGTCGTGCGGGTCACCGGCCTGGGCCACACCCTGCTGCTGCCCATCGACGAGGACCAGCAGCGCGCCACGACCACCTTCAATACGGTGCAGCTCGACACGCAGCGCCTGCCGGGCCGGGCCGCCACGCTCGTCAACGGCAAGCTGTTCCTGCCGGTCGATATCCTGGCGCGCGGCCTGGGCGCCGAGTACCAGGCGGGCAAGCTGACCCTCAAACCCGCCGAATTGCTCGGCGTGAGCAGCCGCGCGGGGCAGTCCAGCGACCGGCTGGTGCTGGACCTCAGCCGGGACGTGCGCATCAGTGACGAGGCGCGCGGCAGCCGGGTGATCATCAGCCTGCGCGGAGTCAAGGGTGAGGCGCGCAAGTACACCACCCGCGGCGCCTTCGTGCCCGGCGCCGAGATCATCCGCGACGGAGAGAACCTGATTCTGAGCGTACCCATCACCGCCGCGAGCGGCTACCGCGTCTACAAGGTGGTCCGGGGCAGCGGCGTGCGCGTGGTGCTGGACCTGGGACCCGGCATTCCGCGCAGCAGTCCTGCGGTGCTGGAACGCGTGACCCGTCCCCTGATCGTCCTCGATCCGGCGCAGGTGCCGGGCCTGGGCCGCGACCCGACCCTGGAGGTTGCCCGCCGCGCCGCCGAACTGCTCACCGGCGCCGGCTGGCAGGTGCAGGTCACCCGCGGCACCGCCCAGTCGCTGAGCCAGAACGAGACCCTGCGGCTGGCCCGCCAGAGCGACGTGTATCTGGCGCTGGACCTGGGCCGCTTTCCCGGTTCCCCGCGCGGGGGCGTGACGGTCTACGAACAGACCGGACGCGCCGCCTCGCAGCTCGTCAATGCCGTGCGTACCGGCAACAAGCTGCCCTACGGCCCGCTGGTCGTGGGCGATACCGGCGGCACCCGCCGCCTGAGCGAGCTGCTGCGCGGCGAACTCAAGGGAGGAGGCGTGACGGCCAAACAGGAAAGCACCTCGCGCGTGCTGACGCTGGGCGAGGCTCCCCAGGCAGCGCTGCTGCTGGAACTGGGCTGGACCAGCAACTCCAGCGACCTGGCCAACCTCGCAGTGGACCGGCGCCTGCAGACCATGGCGGTGGCGGTGGCCCGCTCGGTCGCCACCTACCTGACGGCCCGCGCCAACAACAACGCCAACATCAGCGCCGTGACCGGCAACGGAGCGGCCCAGTGA
- a CDS encoding glutaminyl-peptide cyclotransferase translates to MRVPSLLFVITVGLLGAAALAQTTPPASSPSGPASASVRPPVLTPVVVARHPHDRAAFTEGLQYLGDGTYIESTGLVGESGVRRVELKTGKVVDRVATPLATAFGEGVAVLGGVAYHLTWQEGVAFAFDATTLNEVGRYRYSGEGWGLTTDGKQLIMSNGSSTLVWRDPKTFAVKRSVTVTDMGQPVKNLNELEYVQGSVYANIWLTDRLARIDPQSGKVTAWLDLSALTREASANAARAGKPLTFDDIPNGVAYVPERGTLLLTGKRWGTVFEVKVPGLGTVNGRGNPRR, encoded by the coding sequence GTGCGCGTTCCCTCTCTTCTGTTTGTGATCACTGTGGGTCTGCTGGGTGCGGCGGCCCTTGCCCAGACCACGCCGCCGGCCTCCTCGCCTTCTGGTCCCGCTTCCGCCAGCGTCCGCCCGCCCGTGCTCACCCCGGTCGTGGTGGCCCGCCATCCGCATGACCGCGCCGCCTTTACTGAGGGGTTGCAGTATCTGGGAGACGGCACATATATAGAGAGCACCGGTCTGGTGGGCGAATCCGGGGTGCGGCGGGTGGAGCTCAAGACCGGCAAGGTGGTGGACCGGGTCGCCACACCGCTGGCGACGGCCTTTGGCGAGGGTGTCGCGGTGCTGGGCGGCGTGGCCTACCACCTGACGTGGCAGGAGGGCGTGGCCTTTGCCTTCGACGCCACGACCCTGAACGAGGTGGGACGCTACCGCTACAGCGGAGAGGGCTGGGGGTTGACCACCGATGGCAAGCAGCTGATCATGAGCAACGGCAGCTCCACGCTGGTGTGGCGTGATCCCAAGACCTTTGCAGTGAAACGCAGCGTAACCGTGACCGACATGGGTCAGCCGGTCAAGAACCTCAACGAGCTGGAATATGTGCAGGGCAGCGTCTACGCCAACATCTGGCTGACCGACCGGCTGGCGCGCATCGATCCCCAAAGCGGCAAGGTGACCGCGTGGCTGGACCTCTCGGCCCTGACCCGTGAAGCCAGCGCCAACGCTGCCCGCGCCGGCAAGCCGCTGACCTTCGATGACATTCCCAACGGAGTGGCCTACGTTCCCGAACGCGGCACGCTGCTGCTGACGGGCAAACGCTGGGGTACGGTCTTCGAGGTGAAGGTGCCGGGCCTGGGCACCGTGAACGGGCGCGGCAATCCGCGCCGGTAG